The following proteins are co-located in the Pseudodesulfovibrio alkaliphilus genome:
- a CDS encoding glucose-6-phosphate isomerase encodes MVDMLDWTGANLENLDTAPLEARAGEMASRLAAETGAGRLPFLTMPYGPALGDELAQLKDFLKTFDHMLLLGIGGSALGARALQQAFFPQQDQPGHAGPWLWVADNVDAYALEAYLAKLPPEKTVVVTVSKSGGTIETVGQYFIVKEWMRTRLGDAWAAHMLLVTDEDRGFLRGEAERHAIRALPVPDNLGGRYSVLSAVGLIPALFLGMDIDALMDGARQVAAPLAAPGLTGDALAAHGSFQLAVWGAALLEKGFDEMIFFAYIPLWARFGDWFAQLWAESLGKEGKGSQPIPAVGVTDQHSVNQMFMDGIRNKACLFLTCPNLPRGPKFPSDLPDQFAYVRGRDFGELLQAEALGTRMALSDSGVPLVELRLSDDGPRQAGKLIALLGAATILTGWLMGINPLDQPAVEMGKRLAKARMNADGLTEEKAALNAFLTADRDLRQF; translated from the coding sequence ATGGTCGATATGCTCGACTGGACTGGCGCGAATCTGGAAAATCTTGACACCGCCCCCCTTGAGGCGCGGGCTGGGGAGATGGCCTCGCGGCTGGCCGCGGAGACGGGCGCGGGCAGGCTCCCCTTTCTGACCATGCCCTACGGCCCGGCCCTCGGGGACGAGCTGGCGCAGCTCAAGGATTTTCTCAAGACCTTCGATCATATGCTTTTGCTTGGCATCGGCGGGTCGGCCCTGGGTGCGCGGGCTCTGCAACAGGCGTTCTTCCCCCAGCAGGACCAGCCGGGCCATGCCGGTCCCTGGCTGTGGGTGGCGGACAACGTGGACGCCTACGCCCTGGAGGCGTATCTGGCCAAATTGCCGCCCGAGAAAACCGTGGTGGTCACGGTCTCCAAGTCCGGGGGGACCATCGAGACCGTGGGGCAATATTTCATCGTCAAGGAGTGGATGCGTACCCGCCTGGGCGATGCCTGGGCCGCCCACATGCTCCTTGTCACGGACGAGGACCGGGGGTTCCTGCGCGGTGAGGCCGAGCGCCATGCCATCCGGGCCCTGCCTGTGCCCGACAACCTCGGCGGCCGGTATTCCGTGCTTTCGGCCGTGGGGCTGATCCCGGCCCTGTTTCTGGGCATGGACATCGACGCGCTGATGGACGGAGCGCGTCAGGTGGCTGCGCCCCTGGCCGCTCCCGGTCTGACCGGCGACGCCCTGGCCGCACACGGCTCCTTCCAACTGGCCGTTTGGGGCGCGGCGCTCCTCGAAAAGGGCTTTGATGAGATGATCTTTTTCGCCTATATCCCCTTGTGGGCGCGGTTTGGCGACTGGTTCGCCCAGCTGTGGGCCGAGTCGCTGGGCAAGGAGGGCAAGGGCAGCCAGCCCATCCCGGCCGTGGGCGTCACGGACCAGCACTCGGTCAACCAGATGTTCATGGACGGCATCCGCAACAAGGCATGCCTGTTCCTGACCTGTCCGAACCTGCCGCGGGGACCGAAGTTTCCCTCCGACCTGCCGGATCAGTTCGCCTATGTCCGGGGGCGGGATTTCGGGGAGTTGCTCCAGGCCGAGGCCCTGGGCACACGCATGGCCCTTTCGGACAGCGGGGTGCCCCTGGTGGAACTGCGCCTGTCCGACGACGGGCCCAGGCAGGCGGGCAAGCTCATCGCTCTGCTGGGAGCGGCCACCATCCTCACCGGCTGGCTCATGGGCATCAACCCCCTTGATCAGCCCGCGGTGGAGATGGGCAAGCGGCTGGCCAAGGCGCGGATGAACGCCGACGGGCTGACGGAGGAGAAGGCGGCCCTGAACGCCTTCCTCACGGCGGATCGCGATCTGCGGCAATTCTGA
- the argS gene encoding arginine--tRNA ligase, whose amino-acid sequence MRAKTHLENALQKVLADKGFAWPDKAVIEPPKDRRFGDMSANVAMMLAKQAAKPPRAIAEEIKEAMADDPRLARIEIAGPGFLNFTFAPGFWQETVAVIREADGTYGASDLGKGVRVQVEYVSANPTGPLHIGHGRGAALGDSLVRILEKAGHEVEAEYYVNDAGRQMLILGSSIWYRLKELAGRNEAEPEDYYRGDYIIDIARDVLAANPDILEMDEAAAVKICKDHGMNEILEGIREDLRAFGVRHDVWFSEKSLVADGLVDETFADLRRSGLGFDQDGAFWFRSTQFGDDKDRVLRKSGGDTTYFASDIAYHDHKFKRGFDLVVDIWGADHHGYVPRMMAACEALGKKGGLHVILVNLVNLLRDGEPVAMSTRAGEFETLKDVVDEVGADAARFMFLSRKSDSRLDFDLELVKQKTMDNPVYYVQYAHARICSLFAKAAEAGVSPAGPDGTSLAMLDTEFDMDLLRLLDQYPDYVESAARAQSPHLISSYLQELASTLHRYYTNCHVLSADPALASARLMLLGCVAGVVRDGLGLLGVNAPQSM is encoded by the coding sequence ATGAGAGCGAAGACACATCTTGAAAATGCGCTGCAAAAGGTGCTGGCCGACAAGGGTTTTGCGTGGCCGGACAAGGCCGTCATCGAGCCGCCCAAGGACAGGCGGTTCGGCGACATGTCGGCCAATGTGGCCATGATGCTGGCCAAGCAGGCGGCCAAACCGCCCCGCGCCATCGCCGAGGAAATCAAGGAGGCCATGGCCGACGACCCGCGCCTCGCCCGCATCGAAATCGCCGGGCCGGGATTCCTCAACTTCACCTTCGCGCCCGGCTTCTGGCAGGAAACCGTGGCCGTCATCCGCGAGGCGGACGGAACCTACGGCGCATCCGATCTGGGCAAGGGCGTCCGGGTGCAGGTGGAATATGTTTCGGCCAACCCCACCGGACCGCTGCACATCGGCCACGGCCGGGGCGCGGCCCTGGGAGACTCCCTGGTGCGAATCCTGGAAAAGGCCGGGCACGAGGTCGAGGCCGAGTACTACGTCAACGACGCGGGCCGCCAGATGCTCATCCTCGGCTCGTCCATCTGGTACCGGCTCAAGGAGCTGGCAGGCCGCAACGAGGCAGAGCCCGAGGACTACTACCGGGGCGACTACATCATCGACATCGCCCGCGACGTGCTGGCCGCCAACCCGGACATTCTGGAGATGGACGAGGCCGCGGCCGTGAAAATCTGCAAGGACCACGGCATGAACGAGATCCTTGAGGGCATCAGGGAGGATCTGCGGGCCTTTGGCGTACGCCACGATGTCTGGTTCTCCGAGAAAAGTCTGGTGGCCGACGGGCTGGTGGACGAGACCTTTGCGGACCTGCGCCGCAGCGGCCTGGGATTCGACCAGGACGGCGCCTTCTGGTTCCGTTCCACGCAGTTTGGCGACGACAAGGACCGCGTGCTGCGCAAATCCGGCGGCGACACCACCTATTTCGCCTCTGACATCGCCTACCACGACCACAAGTTCAAGCGCGGCTTTGATCTGGTGGTGGACATCTGGGGTGCGGACCACCACGGCTACGTGCCGCGCATGATGGCCGCCTGCGAGGCCTTGGGCAAAAAGGGAGGGCTCCACGTCATCCTGGTCAACCTCGTCAACCTGCTGCGCGACGGCGAGCCCGTGGCCATGTCCACCCGTGCGGGCGAGTTCGAGACCCTGAAGGACGTGGTGGACGAGGTGGGCGCGGACGCGGCCCGATTCATGTTCCTCTCGCGCAAGTCCGACTCCCGGCTGGATTTCGACCTGGAGCTGGTCAAGCAAAAGACCATGGACAACCCGGTCTACTATGTGCAGTACGCCCATGCGCGCATCTGCTCGCTCTTTGCCAAGGCCGCCGAGGCGGGCGTAAGCCCCGCCGGGCCGGACGGGACCTCACTGGCCATGCTCGACACCGAGTTCGACATGGACCTGCTGCGCCTGCTCGACCAGTATCCCGACTATGTGGAATCCGCCGCCCGCGCCCAGAGCCCGCACCTGATCAGCAGCTATCTTCAGGAGCTTGCCTCCACCCTGCACAGATACTATACCAATTGCCATGTCCTCTCGGCAGACCCGGCCCTGGCCTCGGCCCGGCTGATGCTGCTGGGCTGCGTGGCCGGGGTGGTCAGGGACGGCCTGGGGCTGCTCGGCGTGAACGCCCCGCAATCCATGTAG
- a CDS encoding UUP1 family membrane protein produces MSSKIQLYTLVCLLAVLGIGVTVYKVVCLGFALSPSAREMVWTVEAEISFDADGGPVEVSLNHPDNFKDLVIVDIVDIVDENIGYTYRVVNGSGGTRALWSTENAKGPQKIYLRIKAYRRGSAEGVEPFKRENDEPRPPRLSGAAEMFADTLLAAAKEKQSDPVPMAMELLRLLNDPENNTGASSLLNLKHVLDGPLGVARALLHRAGIESRVVGGIFLGAKGAGTPYRRYLEVRDGPYWVLLDPRTATAINSEAFLLWQLNDESLLEVIGGSNSKVSFSSVENSMLANVAAIDSELGRKSPLVDFSIYTLPVQVQAAFKLLLLIPLGAFVVVVMRSLIGIRTSGTFLPILIALTFLQTTLLPGLALFVLIVSLGLALRSYLSRLNLLLVPRISAVLVFVIIIYLAISVISHKMDSDVGLRVTFFPMIIVAWTIERMSILWEEEGVKEVLIQGSGSLLTASLVYLLLINRLVGHLTYSFPELLLVVLAVILLIGNYTGYRLSELRRFEPLK; encoded by the coding sequence ATGAGTAGCAAGATACAGCTCTACACACTGGTCTGTCTGCTGGCGGTCCTTGGAATCGGCGTCACGGTCTACAAGGTCGTCTGCCTGGGCTTTGCGCTCTCGCCGTCAGCGCGGGAAATGGTCTGGACTGTCGAGGCGGAAATATCCTTTGATGCCGACGGCGGCCCGGTGGAGGTCTCGCTGAACCACCCAGACAATTTCAAGGATCTTGTCATCGTGGACATTGTGGACATCGTGGATGAGAACATCGGCTACACCTATCGGGTTGTGAACGGAAGCGGCGGCACCCGCGCCCTATGGAGTACGGAAAACGCCAAGGGACCCCAGAAGATATACTTGCGGATCAAGGCCTACCGTCGTGGCAGCGCCGAAGGAGTTGAGCCCTTCAAGCGTGAAAACGACGAGCCTCGGCCTCCCCGGCTGAGCGGCGCGGCGGAGATGTTTGCCGACACGCTCCTGGCCGCGGCCAAGGAGAAGCAATCCGATCCGGTTCCTATGGCCATGGAGCTTCTCCGCCTGCTCAATGATCCCGAGAACAACACCGGAGCTTCAAGCCTCCTCAATCTCAAGCACGTTTTGGATGGGCCGCTGGGAGTTGCCCGGGCCCTGCTGCACCGGGCCGGGATAGAGTCCAGGGTGGTGGGCGGCATCTTCCTTGGCGCGAAGGGGGCAGGCACACCCTACCGCCGCTACCTTGAAGTGCGCGACGGTCCTTACTGGGTTCTGCTGGACCCGCGCACGGCAACCGCCATCAATTCCGAAGCCTTCCTGCTCTGGCAGCTCAACGACGAATCCCTGCTTGAAGTCATCGGGGGAAGCAATTCCAAGGTTTCGTTCTCTTCGGTGGAAAATTCCATGCTGGCCAACGTGGCGGCCATCGACTCCGAGTTGGGCAGAAAGTCGCCGTTGGTGGACTTCTCCATCTACACCCTGCCTGTCCAGGTGCAGGCAGCCTTCAAGCTCTTGCTGCTCATTCCCCTGGGCGCGTTCGTGGTGGTCGTCATGCGCAGCCTTATCGGCATTAGGACGAGCGGCACGTTTCTGCCCATCCTCATCGCCCTGACTTTTTTGCAGACGACGTTGCTTCCTGGTCTCGCCCTGTTTGTCCTGATCGTCTCCCTGGGGCTCGCCCTGCGGTCCTATCTCAGCCGTCTCAATCTGCTGCTGGTGCCGAGGATATCAGCCGTCCTGGTCTTCGTCATCATCATCTATCTGGCCATCTCGGTCATCAGCCACAAGATGGACAGCGATGTGGGCCTGCGGGTCACGTTCTTTCCCATGATCATCGTTGCCTGGACCATTGAGCGGATGTCCATTCTCTGGGAGGAGGAAGGCGTCAAGGAAGTGCTCATCCAGGGCAGCGGCTCCCTGCTCACGGCCAGTCTCGTCTATCTGCTGCTGATCAACAGGCTGGTGGGGCATCTGACCTATTCATTCCCCGAGCTTCTGCTGGTCGTGCTGGCCGTCATCCTGCTGATCGGCAACTATACCGGCTACAGGCTCAGTGAACTCCGTCGATTCGAGCCTTTGAAATGA
- the radA gene encoding DNA repair protein RadA: protein MKTREAYRCASCGGQSPRWQGQCPSCKEWNTLEPVTVNRATAALAGGDSVRDHPRLLEDLKAEDLAARPSGVEALDALLGSGLVPGAAILLGGEPGIGKSTLLLQLAGGQARLGRTAVYLSGEESLPQLKGRAERLGLLGPGLMALATNKVEDALAVLDGPNPPELLIVDSVQTLASPLAEGIPGSVGQVRAVSGELVEKTKRTDTTLILVGHVTKDGQIAGPKLLEHMVDTVLYLEGDRKHFSRVLRVLKNRFGPSDELVVFTMTEEGLKVVEDPATFFLGARDPSLSGTAMALAVDGQRPFAVEVQALVSKSFLSIPRRTALGFDTNRLNLLLAVLEKRLRLNLGGHDIYAKITGGLASRDPGLDLAVVSAVLSSYYDRPLPEMAAFWGEIDLNGQVRPVVAHEVRLKQADRLGHEPVCHAGTCPTLAELQRTLFGKPE from the coding sequence GTGAAAACCAGGGAAGCTTATCGTTGCGCCTCCTGCGGAGGGCAGTCGCCGCGCTGGCAGGGGCAATGCCCGTCGTGCAAGGAGTGGAACACGCTGGAGCCTGTGACGGTCAATCGGGCCACGGCCGCCCTGGCGGGCGGGGACAGCGTTCGGGACCACCCCCGGCTGCTGGAGGACCTCAAGGCAGAGGATCTGGCTGCGCGTCCTTCGGGTGTTGAAGCCCTGGACGCCCTGCTTGGCAGCGGGCTGGTGCCGGGCGCGGCCATCCTGCTGGGGGGAGAGCCGGGCATCGGCAAATCGACCCTGCTCCTGCAATTGGCCGGAGGGCAGGCCCGCCTGGGCCGCACCGCCGTGTATCTCTCGGGGGAGGAGTCCCTTCCCCAGCTCAAGGGCCGGGCCGAGCGGCTCGGCCTGCTGGGTCCCGGTCTGATGGCCCTGGCCACCAACAAGGTCGAGGATGCGCTGGCCGTGCTCGACGGGCCGAATCCGCCCGAGCTGCTCATTGTGGACTCGGTCCAGACCCTGGCCTCGCCACTGGCCGAGGGTATCCCCGGGTCCGTGGGGCAGGTGCGCGCCGTGTCCGGCGAACTGGTGGAGAAGACCAAGCGGACAGACACCACCCTGATCCTGGTGGGGCATGTGACCAAGGACGGGCAGATCGCCGGACCGAAACTGCTGGAGCACATGGTGGACACGGTTCTCTACCTCGAAGGGGACCGCAAGCATTTCTCCCGCGTGCTGCGGGTGCTCAAGAACCGATTCGGTCCCAGCGACGAGCTGGTGGTCTTCACCATGACCGAAGAGGGGCTCAAGGTGGTGGAGGACCCGGCCACCTTCTTTCTTGGTGCCCGGGACCCGAGCCTTTCGGGCACGGCCATGGCCCTGGCCGTGGATGGCCAGCGCCCCTTTGCCGTGGAGGTGCAGGCCCTTGTCTCCAAGTCGTTTCTGTCCATCCCCCGGCGTACGGCGCTGGGGTTTGACACCAATCGCCTCAATCTGCTGCTGGCCGTGCTGGAGAAGCGGCTTAGGCTCAACCTCGGCGGCCATGACATTTATGCCAAGATCACGGGCGGTCTGGCTTCCCGCGACCCCGGCCTCGATCTGGCCGTGGTTTCGGCCGTGCTCTCCTCCTACTATGACCGGCCGCTGCCCGAGATGGCCGCCTTCTGGGGCGAGATCGACCTTAACGGCCAGGTGCGGCCCGTGGTCGCCCATGAGGTGCGCCTCAAGCAGGCGGACCGGCTGGGCCATGAGCCGGTCTGTCACGCCGGGACCTGCCCGACCCTGGCCGAACTGCAGCGGACGCTTTTCGGCAAGCCGGAATAG
- a CDS encoding ATP-dependent zinc protease family protein: MRYAKFGLIAFLLTALALTAACAPKRIGDIDPDQSQQPASESDDTQLRDETSDDPGAASVQSPIEQAKPPTPQKHPRPEPATTPAKPPAKPKINDMIVLGQMEYVSFESIGIKLPARIDTGATTSSLHADTIQPYERDGKKWVRFSLKSPVSGDIIEVERPLHRTVLIKGHHGESQRRYVVKLPVKLDSIECVTPFSLTDRSGYEFPVLIGRSLLHGRAVVDVTQEYTTSPLSEKHE; the protein is encoded by the coding sequence ATGAGATACGCGAAATTCGGTTTGATTGCCTTTCTCCTGACGGCACTCGCGCTGACGGCCGCATGCGCTCCCAAGCGTATTGGCGATATTGACCCTGACCAGAGCCAGCAGCCCGCCTCCGAGAGCGACGACACGCAGCTCAGGGATGAAACGAGTGACGACCCCGGCGCCGCATCGGTCCAAAGTCCGATTGAGCAAGCGAAACCGCCCACCCCGCAGAAACACCCCAGGCCCGAACCCGCAACCACCCCGGCCAAACCCCCGGCCAAGCCTAAAATCAATGACATGATCGTGCTCGGTCAGATGGAGTATGTTTCCTTTGAAAGCATCGGGATAAAGCTCCCGGCCAGAATCGATACCGGGGCCACGACATCGTCTCTGCACGCGGATACCATTCAACCCTACGAGCGCGATGGGAAAAAATGGGTGCGGTTTTCTCTGAAGAGCCCGGTTTCGGGCGACATCATCGAAGTGGAGCGTCCTCTGCATCGCACCGTTCTGATCAAGGGGCATCACGGAGAGTCGCAACGACGTTATGTGGTCAAGCTTCCGGTGAAGCTCGACAGCATTGAATGCGTGACCCCGTTTTCACTGACGGACCGGAGTGGCTACGAGTTCCCGGTTCTGATCGGGCGTTCGCTTCTGCATGGGCGCGCCGTGGTGGACGTGACCCAGGAGTACACGACTTCTCCCTTGAGCGAGAAACATGAGTAG
- a CDS encoding LysM peptidoglycan-binding domain-containing protein, giving the protein MKKLILLAIAMCLVFAWGCSKKVKTEPEVVVVEEKEVIVEQVVVTDPMDVYKAEYDALPVSHTVTKGECLWWISEYKHIYNDPFMWPMIYKANRGQIKNPDLIYPGQQFEVPRYGFDLEEVKAARKDAGAPWKALEPGQDAMIPAEMRAALGYSF; this is encoded by the coding sequence ATGAAGAAGCTGATTTTACTTGCAATCGCCATGTGCCTTGTCTTTGCCTGGGGTTGCTCGAAGAAAGTGAAGACCGAGCCAGAAGTGGTCGTGGTCGAGGAGAAAGAGGTTATCGTCGAGCAGGTCGTTGTGACCGATCCGATGGATGTGTACAAGGCCGAGTACGACGCCCTGCCCGTGTCCCACACCGTGACCAAGGGCGAGTGCCTGTGGTGGATCTCCGAGTACAAGCACATTTACAACGATCCCTTCATGTGGCCCATGATCTACAAGGCCAACCGCGGCCAGATCAAGAATCCTGATCTGATCTACCCCGGCCAGCAGTTCGAGGTGCCCCGCTACGGTTTCGATCTGGAAGAGGTCAAGGCCGCCCGCAAGGACGCCGGAGCCCCCTGGAAGGCCCTTGAGCCCGGACAGGATGCCATGATTCCCGCCGAGATGCGCGCCGCTCTCGGATACAGCTTCTAG
- a CDS encoding RNA polymerase sigma factor — MDRTKKRDAEALCIGYNDSLRKLYDGCFDSLVGYLRAHFRSCPHQAEEIAHNAFERMAAHKKPGTVDNIRAFLWRTARNMALSDLRSRRVAQRYLIESRQALGQEDDHSLTPERILSGKEQVAIAVSCLRAMPEQRRRAFILTRIEGLSHAEASETLGVSRPAVSKHVARAAADIYAALGEDTPNPEERDG; from the coding sequence TTGGACAGAACAAAGAAAAGGGATGCAGAGGCTCTCTGCATCGGCTACAACGATTCCCTGCGAAAGCTGTACGACGGGTGTTTCGACTCCCTGGTGGGCTACCTGCGAGCGCACTTCCGCTCCTGCCCGCACCAGGCCGAGGAAATCGCCCACAACGCTTTCGAACGCATGGCCGCGCACAAGAAGCCGGGCACGGTGGACAATATCCGTGCCTTTCTCTGGCGCACGGCCCGCAACATGGCGCTCTCGGACCTCCGCTCCAGGCGGGTGGCCCAGCGGTATCTCATTGAGTCGCGGCAGGCGCTGGGTCAGGAGGACGACCACTCCCTGACCCCCGAGCGCATCCTGTCGGGCAAAGAGCAGGTGGCCATCGCCGTGTCCTGTCTGCGAGCCATGCCCGAGCAGCGCCGCAGGGCCTTCATCCTGACCAGGATAGAGGGCTTGAGCCACGCCGAGGCATCCGAGACCCTGGGTGTCTCAAGACCCGCTGTCAGCAAGCATGTGGCCAGGGCCGCAGCCGACATCTACGCGGCCCTGGGCGAGGACACCCCCAACCCGGAAGAACGAGATGGCTAA
- a CDS encoding queuosine precursor transporter, translating to MNETLWIAFALVDLCMVLVVYRLFGRVGLFGLIVFNLLLCNIQVLKTVELFGLTTTLGNVLYASVFLATDLLSEFHGKKEARKGVLLGFVALVMMVAYMQIALLFQPAADDFAQPHLAALFGFMPRIALASMAAYLVSQMHDVWAFHAIRERTGGRMLWLRNNASTVVSQLLDSAIFCFIAFWGVFPLNVFLEIMLSTYIIKVAVAALDTPFIYLARRMFRRGAGDADRLEDAGRADGTAWQAAHKH from the coding sequence ATGAACGAAACGCTCTGGATCGCCTTTGCCCTTGTGGACCTGTGCATGGTTCTGGTGGTGTACCGGCTGTTCGGCCGGGTGGGCCTGTTCGGCCTCATCGTCTTCAACCTGCTGCTGTGCAACATCCAGGTGCTCAAGACCGTGGAGCTTTTCGGCCTGACCACCACCCTGGGCAACGTGCTCTACGCCAGCGTCTTCCTGGCCACGGACCTGCTCAGCGAGTTCCACGGCAAGAAGGAGGCGCGAAAGGGCGTGCTGCTTGGCTTTGTGGCCCTGGTCATGATGGTGGCCTACATGCAGATCGCCCTGCTCTTCCAGCCTGCGGCCGATGATTTCGCCCAGCCGCATCTGGCCGCGCTCTTCGGCTTCATGCCGCGCATCGCCCTGGCCAGCATGGCCGCCTACCTCGTCTCGCAGATGCACGATGTCTGGGCCTTCCACGCCATTCGCGAGCGCACGGGCGGACGCATGTTGTGGCTGCGCAACAACGCCTCCACCGTGGTCAGCCAGCTCCTTGACTCGGCCATCTTCTGCTTCATCGCCTTCTGGGGGGTGTTCCCGCTCAACGTGTTCCTTGAGATCATGCTCTCCACCTACATCATCAAGGTGGCCGTGGCAGCCCTGGACACCCCGTTCATCTATCTGGCACGGCGCATGTTCCGGCGCGGGGCGGGCGACGCCGACCGGCTCGAAGACGCGGGCCGAGCCGACGGGACCGCCTGGCAGGCCGCGCACAAGCACTGA
- a CDS encoding ATP-binding protein, translating to MTQHSDGGGKPLQFVKVISWSLFAIILGFSLLLSVFISKYAERTLLDKQEKFALLLAENVSHQVFTRFVMPTVMRYGGISLRQEEQFRTLDQVVRSTVHSFHVTSLRIYDPQGIITYSLDKDEVGRKGDALFMVTRTWETARFSPEILARVSKFASLFRVSLKPGSLTLRAYYPLRAERSLTDISENPIMGIMEFTQDITPDFMAMLNFERLVIAFSLLTSVVLFFLVLAVLRRAERLSNEQLREKEQLIFELQQQEKLAGMGRMVAGVAHEIRNPLGIICSSAELMLKKAAKEQSPHTRILEALHEEAKRLTRTVGEFLDYARPRKPALAAVDAGRLLDQVAVFMEPECEKLGVVIDREYSGDLTVRGDKDLLYRAFYNLIANALQAMPGGGHVYLRAARDEGGLHITIQDTGPGFVPEHIEQVRDPFFTTRDAGTGLGLALVSTILESHGAQMDLSNADDGGARVDIIFPAV from the coding sequence TTGACACAGCATAGCGACGGCGGCGGCAAGCCGCTCCAGTTCGTCAAGGTCATTTCCTGGAGCCTGTTCGCCATCATTCTCGGGTTCAGCCTGCTGCTGTCCGTCTTTATTTCCAAGTACGCGGAGCGCACCCTGCTGGACAAGCAGGAGAAATTCGCGCTGCTCCTGGCTGAGAACGTCAGCCATCAGGTGTTCACACGTTTTGTCATGCCAACGGTCATGCGCTACGGGGGCATCAGCCTTCGCCAGGAGGAGCAGTTTCGGACCCTGGATCAGGTGGTGCGCTCCACGGTCCACAGCTTCCACGTCACCTCGCTGCGCATTTACGATCCCCAGGGCATCATCACCTATTCCCTGGACAAGGACGAGGTGGGGCGCAAGGGCGATGCCCTGTTCATGGTCACCCGCACCTGGGAGACGGCCCGGTTCTCGCCCGAGATCCTGGCCAGGGTCTCCAAGTTCGCCTCGCTCTTCCGGGTCAGCCTCAAGCCGGGGAGCCTGACCCTGCGCGCCTACTATCCCCTGCGGGCCGAGCGCTCCCTGACCGACATCTCCGAAAACCCCATCATGGGCATCATGGAGTTCACCCAGGACATCACCCCCGACTTCATGGCCATGCTCAACTTCGAGCGGCTGGTCATCGCCTTTTCCCTGCTCACTTCGGTGGTGCTCTTCTTCCTGGTGCTGGCCGTGCTGCGCCGGGCCGAGCGCCTGAGCAACGAGCAGCTGCGCGAAAAGGAGCAGCTCATCTTCGAGTTGCAGCAGCAGGAGAAACTGGCGGGCATGGGCCGCATGGTGGCGGGCGTGGCCCACGAGATTCGCAATCCTCTGGGCATCATCTGCTCCAGCGCCGAGCTGATGCTCAAAAAGGCGGCCAAGGAGCAGAGCCCCCACACGCGGATTCTCGAGGCCCTGCACGAGGAGGCCAAACGGCTGACTCGCACGGTGGGCGAGTTTCTGGACTATGCCCGACCCAGGAAACCGGCCCTGGCCGCGGTCGATGCCGGGCGTCTGCTCGATCAGGTGGCCGTGTTCATGGAGCCCGAGTGCGAGAAGCTCGGCGTGGTCATTGACCGCGAGTACAGCGGCGATCTCACGGTGCGCGGCGACAAGGATCTGCTCTACCGCGCCTTCTACAACCTCATCGCCAACGCCCTGCAGGCCATGCCCGGCGGAGGCCATGTCTACTTGCGGGCCGCCCGCGACGAGGGCGGGCTGCACATCACCATCCAGGACACCGGCCCGGGATTCGTGCCCGAGCACATCGAGCAGGTGCGCGATCCCTTTTTCACCACCAGGGATGCCGGCACCGGCCTGGGGCTGGCCCTGGTCTCCACCATCCTCGAAAGCCACGGCGCACAGATGGATCTGAGCAACGCGGACGACGGCGGGGCGCGGGTGGACATCATTTTCCCGGCAGTGTAG
- a CDS encoding SPOR domain-containing protein, which yields MADIGATPPKVKTPKQSRPGRTWDFSLTLPGMISAVGAGALALTFFFVMGILIGRGYRPEADVPRLGQIMPRTEHGQLAEEQPLPTVLQAEELEYPDRLRVSPDKIMDILPPEPTPAAAPAPRPQPQAAVQPQAPAPQAAATPAAPQAQAALQPAAQAAPGDPVFDYVYQVASFRQRDMAQTLADKLGTAGLKAGVESGDVNGATWHRVQVFHHGTAASTETMRAALAKFGVDKPLLRKKTAR from the coding sequence ATGGCAGACATCGGCGCAACGCCGCCCAAAGTCAAAACTCCCAAGCAGAGCAGGCCGGGCAGGACATGGGACTTCTCCCTGACCCTGCCGGGCATGATCAGCGCGGTCGGCGCGGGGGCACTCGCCCTGACCTTCTTCTTCGTCATGGGCATCCTCATCGGACGCGGCTACCGGCCCGAGGCGGATGTGCCCAGGCTCGGCCAGATCATGCCGCGCACCGAGCACGGCCAACTGGCTGAAGAACAACCGCTTCCCACCGTCCTCCAGGCCGAGGAGCTGGAATACCCCGACCGCCTCAGGGTCTCGCCCGACAAGATCATGGACATCCTGCCGCCCGAGCCGACTCCTGCGGCTGCCCCGGCACCTCGGCCGCAGCCCCAGGCAGCCGTGCAGCCGCAAGCCCCGGCGCCCCAGGCCGCGGCAACGCCTGCCGCGCCACAGGCCCAGGCCGCCCTCCAACCGGCCGCCCAGGCCGCGCCCGGCGATCCGGTATTCGACTACGTCTATCAGGTGGCCTCCTTCCGCCAGCGGGACATGGCCCAGACCCTGGCCGACAAGCTGGGCACAGCCGGACTCAAGGCCGGTGTGGAATCCGGCGATGTCAACGGCGCCACCTGGCACCGCGTCCAGGTCTTCCATCACGGCACGGCGGCCTCCACCGAGACCATGCGCGCCGCCCTGGCGAAATTCGGCGTCGACAAGCCCCTGCTCAGAAAAAAGACCGCCCGCTGA